In Treponema denticola, one genomic interval encodes:
- the dnaG gene encoding DNA primase, whose product MPKISSKTVDAVTEMTDIVSLVENYTRLEKRGANWWGCCPFHNEKTPSFNVVPDKKMYYCFGCHKGGGTINFLMEMEKLSFMEAVERLAKNAGIEVIYEGGSYVPDEDAKLKDDILELYDKVAGSFHFLLTQNPLGKKALDYLLSRNVSPEIIEKFNLGYAPQDRYWLYKFLLSKNYSEALLAKTGLFSKNYKNIAFFSDRLMFPICDRHGKTIAFGGRILEGEGPKYLNSSDMPQYKKGETAFAFHHALPEIRKSKSVILCEGYMDVLAFFQAGIENAVAPLGTALTEEQVKLLKSFADTFYLAFDSDQAGQEASYKAIKLCRGLGLNVRILYIKDGKDPSEILQKKGKDGLKFLLECAIFDDDYLIQIASMRFDISSPEGKARAIAFLFPYIEVLESDIQRESAISKLSSAFGVSQQAIFGDYINREKKALRHIVDEVKQKPINIRMNAELRLVLAVAANIDLFSRLRSELSSDDFEDFYAKYLFIVLEECYREGAYTYANLMHRCGDEKLKEIISQTISKGEFADKSEKIVDDGINFIKQNILQKQRDKIIGRLRLLHGEKGIDTINLTNQLMEEKRSIDIQLKNLKGKVYD is encoded by the coding sequence ATGCCTAAGATAAGTTCAAAAACAGTCGATGCAGTAACCGAAATGACAGATATTGTATCCCTTGTCGAGAACTATACCCGCTTGGAAAAACGGGGGGCAAATTGGTGGGGCTGCTGTCCCTTTCATAACGAAAAAACTCCTTCTTTTAATGTCGTTCCCGATAAAAAGATGTATTATTGTTTCGGCTGCCATAAGGGGGGCGGAACAATCAACTTTTTGATGGAAATGGAAAAGCTTTCCTTTATGGAAGCCGTAGAGCGGCTTGCAAAAAATGCAGGCATCGAGGTTATCTATGAGGGCGGCTCCTATGTTCCTGATGAAGATGCAAAACTTAAAGATGATATTTTAGAGCTTTATGACAAGGTCGCAGGGAGCTTCCATTTTCTTTTAACTCAAAATCCTCTAGGAAAAAAAGCCCTTGACTACCTCCTTTCCCGTAATGTTTCTCCCGAAATAATCGAAAAATTTAATCTGGGCTACGCTCCTCAAGATAGGTATTGGCTTTATAAATTTTTGTTATCAAAAAATTACTCTGAAGCCCTGCTGGCCAAAACCGGCCTTTTTTCTAAAAATTATAAAAATATCGCTTTTTTTTCGGATAGGCTGATGTTTCCGATTTGCGACCGTCACGGTAAAACAATAGCCTTCGGCGGCCGCATTTTAGAAGGGGAGGGACCTAAATATTTAAACTCTTCCGATATGCCTCAATATAAGAAGGGAGAAACGGCTTTTGCATTTCATCATGCCTTACCCGAAATTCGAAAATCAAAATCGGTAATCTTATGTGAGGGCTACATGGATGTTTTAGCCTTTTTTCAGGCAGGAATCGAAAATGCCGTAGCCCCTTTAGGGACGGCCCTTACCGAAGAACAGGTAAAACTCTTAAAGTCCTTTGCCGATACATTTTACCTTGCCTTTGATTCCGATCAAGCAGGACAGGAGGCTTCCTACAAAGCAATTAAACTTTGCCGAGGCTTAGGACTTAATGTGCGGATTTTATATATAAAAGACGGTAAGGATCCATCCGAAATTTTGCAAAAAAAAGGAAAAGACGGCTTGAAATTTCTTTTGGAATGTGCTATATTCGATGACGATTATCTTATACAAATTGCGTCCATGAGATTTGATATAAGCAGTCCGGAAGGTAAGGCAAGGGCTATAGCCTTTTTGTTTCCGTATATCGAGGTTTTAGAATCCGATATTCAAAGAGAGTCTGCGATTTCTAAGCTTTCATCGGCCTTTGGTGTCAGTCAACAAGCAATTTTCGGCGATTATATTAACCGCGAAAAAAAAGCTCTAAGGCATATCGTTGACGAAGTAAAACAAAAGCCGATAAATATAAGAATGAATGCCGAGTTACGATTGGTACTTGCAGTGGCGGCAAATATCGATCTGTTTTCTCGTTTGCGTTCCGAATTGAGCTCCGATGACTTTGAGGATTTTTATGCCAAGTATTTGTTTATTGTTTTAGAAGAATGTTATAGAGAAGGTGCCTATACTTATGCAAATCTGATGCACAGATGCGGTGATGAAAAGCTAAAAGAAATTATTTCGCAAACAATTTCTAAAGGCGAATTCGCCGATAAGTCTGAAAAAATAGTTGATGACGGCATAAATTTTATAAAACAAAACATTCTGCAAAAACAAAGAGACAAAATTATAGGCAGACTTAGATTATTACATGGAGAAAAGGGTATCGATACTATAAACTTGACAAATCAATTAATGGAAGAGAAGCGGAGTATAGATATTCAATTAAAGAACTTGAAGGGAAAGGTGTATGACTGA
- the rpoD gene encoding RNA polymerase sigma factor RpoD: MTDLEKNPAVIKLLEYAKRKRTIGLSDLDDLLPEDLMSPETIPDILDILETAGIQIKNEGVSENNSETESEFSTDEDDDDQLLDDDYKDDEDIDLKADYSEDIGTSYGEKEKADNEVSKKLVRTAHEAGVDDPIKLYLQEIGKEELLTADEEVSLSKSMEDGEAIIKKVIKNSGILIPEFFVIGQKAFSKLDPAESNKPRKELSEEMAEKKRLKQVYGDGLRNIYSEIKQYVALKKHCYDRETLESFLENPELQALRKKIFNSLKRIHIESEEIEKISDRFLVATEKVRDYENKKERKEKQLGIKTYADLRKLGKRLAIPREREKLEAELNISANELKDIYTQIQILTRKIRKVEYDFEAKVDEVIDLTAEIRNGQVMLKNAKDKLINANLRLVVSIAKKYINRGLQFFDLVQEGNIGLIKAVEKFEYRKGYKFSTYATWWIRQAITRSISDQARTIRVPVHMIEQINKVNRESRQLMQKLGREPNDDEIASQLGWSIEKVKQVKNVAREPISLETPIGEEEDTLLGDLIEDKGVENPSNRTELTLLQEQLEMVLSSLPDREQEVLKMRFGIEGGYPLTLEEVGLYFDVTRERIRQIEAKGLRRLRHPKRSRKLKDYLDN; this comes from the coding sequence ATGACTGATCTCGAAAAAAATCCTGCGGTTATTAAACTTTTAGAATATGCCAAAAGAAAACGCACAATAGGATTGAGTGATCTTGACGATCTATTGCCCGAAGACTTAATGTCTCCGGAAACTATACCGGATATTCTGGATATTTTAGAAACTGCAGGCATTCAAATAAAAAATGAGGGAGTTTCTGAAAATAATTCAGAGACAGAATCCGAATTTTCAACCGATGAAGATGATGATGACCAATTATTAGATGATGATTATAAAGATGATGAGGATATAGATTTAAAAGCGGACTACTCTGAAGATATTGGGACTTCTTATGGAGAAAAAGAAAAAGCCGATAATGAAGTTTCAAAAAAATTGGTAAGAACGGCACATGAAGCAGGTGTTGATGATCCTATAAAACTTTATTTACAAGAGATAGGTAAAGAAGAACTCTTGACTGCCGATGAAGAGGTTTCTTTATCAAAAAGTATGGAGGATGGAGAGGCTATAATAAAAAAAGTTATTAAAAATTCCGGAATTTTAATTCCTGAATTTTTTGTCATCGGACAAAAGGCCTTTTCAAAGTTGGATCCGGCTGAATCGAACAAGCCCCGCAAAGAGCTTAGTGAAGAGATGGCAGAAAAAAAAAGGCTCAAACAGGTTTATGGAGATGGTTTAAGAAATATATATTCCGAAATAAAGCAATATGTTGCTCTTAAAAAACATTGCTACGACCGTGAAACATTAGAAAGCTTTTTAGAAAATCCTGAACTTCAAGCTTTGCGTAAAAAAATTTTTAACAGCCTTAAACGGATTCACATAGAATCGGAGGAAATTGAAAAGATTTCCGACCGTTTCCTTGTAGCTACCGAGAAAGTTCGGGATTATGAAAATAAAAAAGAGCGTAAAGAAAAACAGCTGGGTATTAAAACTTATGCCGATTTAAGAAAACTGGGGAAACGTCTTGCAATTCCCAGAGAAAGGGAAAAGCTTGAAGCTGAACTTAATATTTCAGCTAATGAACTTAAAGATATTTATACACAAATTCAAATTTTAACCCGAAAAATACGTAAGGTAGAATATGACTTTGAAGCAAAGGTTGATGAGGTTATCGATCTTACAGCTGAAATCAGAAACGGTCAAGTAATGCTTAAAAATGCAAAAGATAAGCTTATAAATGCAAACTTACGGCTTGTAGTTTCTATTGCTAAAAAATATATCAATAGAGGTTTGCAGTTTTTTGATCTGGTGCAGGAAGGAAATATAGGCCTTATCAAAGCTGTCGAAAAATTTGAGTATCGTAAAGGTTATAAATTTTCTACATATGCTACTTGGTGGATACGTCAGGCTATTACCCGTTCTATTTCGGATCAGGCCCGCACAATTCGTGTTCCGGTTCATATGATTGAGCAAATAAATAAGGTAAACAGGGAGTCGCGTCAGTTGATGCAAAAGCTCGGCAGGGAACCTAATGATGATGAAATAGCATCACAGCTTGGCTGGTCTATCGAAAAGGTTAAGCAGGTTAAAAATGTTGCCCGCGAGCCTATTTCTCTTGAAACTCCGATAGGCGAAGAAGAAGATACTCTATTAGGAGATTTAATAGAAGACAAGGGTGTAGAAAACCCTTCAAACCGTACCGAACTTACTTTATTACAAGAGCAGCTTGAAATGGTCCTTTCAAGCTTACCCGATCGCGAACAGGAAGTTTTAAAAATGCGTTTCGGTATAGAAGGCGGTTATCCTCTTACTCTTGAAGAAGTGGGGCTGTATTTTGATGTAACACGCGAAAGAATAAGGCAGATAGAAGCCAAGGGATTAAGGCGTCTACGCCATCCCAAGCGCAGCAGAAAATTAAAAGATTATCTTGATAATTGA
- a CDS encoding zinc ribbon domain-containing protein, with amino-acid sequence MDNDVLEKLRALQDILARKNELETEILDAPKALTNQEELLEKLKSGYIDKNSEYEELRKCIAVLKADLFEAEQKREKAEKAMDNIETQREYEILQKEIDESTNKTETIRKELQRLEGQFKILDTTIKQEEELIEQTEKELKENKSMLDSEVAEKQNKVEELKEEEKKLSPGLSDETMFKFDRIIKNKQGVGIVSIQGNVCMGCHMILPAQFVNEVRSGLDIKFCPYCSRILFYEESELTTEQEAFFNDSDMGGLADLDDLSNDDFFSSLEENGDDD; translated from the coding sequence ATGGATAATGATGTACTGGAAAAACTGAGAGCTTTGCAGGATATTCTTGCTCGAAAGAACGAACTTGAAACCGAAATATTGGATGCTCCAAAAGCTCTTACAAATCAAGAAGAACTTTTGGAAAAATTAAAGTCCGGCTATATTGATAAGAACAGCGAATATGAAGAGCTGCGTAAATGTATTGCCGTATTAAAAGCAGATCTTTTTGAAGCTGAACAAAAGAGGGAAAAGGCCGAAAAGGCTATGGATAATATCGAAACCCAGCGTGAATATGAAATTTTACAAAAGGAAATCGATGAATCCACCAACAAGACTGAAACGATAAGAAAAGAATTGCAAAGACTTGAAGGCCAGTTTAAAATTTTAGATACAACCATTAAACAGGAAGAAGAACTGATTGAACAGACCGAAAAGGAATTAAAAGAAAATAAAAGCATGCTTGACTCGGAAGTAGCTGAAAAACAAAATAAGGTAGAAGAACTGAAAGAAGAAGAAAAAAAACTTTCTCCGGGTTTGAGCGATGAAACTATGTTTAAGTTTGACAGGATCATCAAAAACAAACAGGGCGTAGGTATAGTTTCTATTCAGGGAAATGTCTGCATGGGCTGTCATATGATTTTGCCTGCTCAGTTTGTGAATGAGGTTAGGTCAGGTCTGGATATAAAATTTTGTCCTTATTGCAGCCGTATTTTGTTCTATGAGGAATCTGAGTTGACGACTGAACAAGAAGCCTTTTTTAATGACTCTGATATGGGAGGCTTGGCCGATTTGGATGATTTGTCAAATGACGATTTTTTTTCAAGTCTTGAAGAAAACGGAGATGATGATTAG
- a CDS encoding tetratricopeptide repeat protein, which translates to MKFLKEEQHRNFSNKKRGSKKFLIFILFLLVLFAAAYALYVYRKNYKDIPSMKEVYADWNAQNYENVYQKTESILKKRVYDGEALALRGFAAYYIFAEQTDFSISYSYLNDSILNLRQAMYRVSKAYQPKIAYVLGKAYYQKGYYYADLALKYLDIAHDSGEEFKDLSEFRGMSASILGDPERAVEAFTEALADKPSDLLFFALAENYIKISDKQNAKLYLFETIDKTKDTLLELKCRYLLGSLFLEENKIEEAAKEFNIILEKDSTSADAHYGLGVIYELQGDMIKARAEWRRALKLDPLHPKTRVKLNL; encoded by the coding sequence ATGAAATTTTTAAAGGAAGAACAACATAGAAATTTCTCAAATAAAAAAAGAGGCTCAAAGAAATTCTTAATTTTTATACTTTTTCTTTTGGTTTTATTTGCCGCTGCCTATGCTTTATATGTTTATAGAAAAAATTATAAAGATATCCCTTCAATGAAAGAAGTCTACGCCGATTGGAACGCACAAAATTATGAAAATGTATATCAAAAGACGGAAAGTATTTTAAAGAAACGGGTCTATGACGGAGAGGCTCTAGCTTTAAGAGGCTTTGCGGCTTATTATATTTTTGCGGAACAGACAGATTTTTCTATAAGTTATTCCTATTTGAATGACTCAATTTTAAATCTTAGGCAGGCCATGTATAGAGTTTCAAAGGCTTATCAACCTAAGATTGCATATGTACTCGGTAAGGCTTATTATCAAAAGGGTTATTATTATGCAGATCTTGCATTAAAATATCTGGATATCGCACATGATTCGGGAGAAGAGTTTAAGGACCTATCCGAATTCCGAGGCATGTCGGCTTCAATTTTAGGAGATCCTGAGAGGGCTGTTGAGGCTTTTACTGAGGCTCTTGCCGATAAACCTTCCGATTTACTTTTTTTTGCTCTTGCCGAAAATTATATTAAAATTTCGGATAAACAAAATGCAAAGCTGTATTTATTTGAAACCATAGATAAAACGAAGGATACACTTTTAGAATTAAAATGCCGATATCTATTAGGTAGTTTATTTCTTGAAGAGAATAAAATAGAAGAAGCTGCAAAAGAATTTAATATAATCCTAGAAAAAGATAGCACATCTGCGGATGCTCATTACGGTTTAGGTGTGATATATGAACTTCAGGGTGATATGATAAAGGCGCGTGCCGAATGGAGGAGGGCATTAAAACTTGATCCTCTGCATCCAAAGACACGGGTTAAACTAAATTTATAA
- a CDS encoding rod shape-determining protein, translating to MGFFKRFSTDIGIDLGTCNTIIYANGKGIVVNEPSVVAVERGTKRVVAVGSEAKRMLWKTPGNIVAIRPLKDGVIADMDTTEKMIRYFVSKILPKHRLIKPRMVIGIPSCITDVESKAVYESAMKAGAGDVKVLEESLVAAIGANIPIHEPAGNMICDIGGGTTEVSVISLCGMVVTNAIRVGGDEFDQAIIKHVRSVDNLIIGEQTAERVKISIGNASPEKTIEKVEIKGTDAITGLPRRLEIDSVEVREALKEPVTQIVEEIKKTLAQTPPELTADIVERGIVMTGGGSLLKGLPKLIAKEARVPVILAENPMDCVAIGAGRYYEVFRDMTVDRSLYDSLND from the coding sequence ATGGGCTTTTTTAAAAGATTTTCAACTGATATAGGTATAGATTTGGGAACTTGTAATACCATTATTTATGCTAACGGAAAAGGGATAGTTGTAAACGAGCCCTCTGTCGTTGCTGTTGAACGAGGCACAAAAAGAGTTGTTGCTGTCGGTTCGGAAGCTAAACGGATGCTTTGGAAAACACCGGGAAATATTGTGGCTATACGCCCTTTAAAGGACGGTGTTATTGCCGATATGGATACTACCGAAAAAATGATACGCTATTTTGTTTCTAAGATTTTACCTAAACATCGTTTGATAAAACCCAGAATGGTTATAGGTATTCCAAGCTGTATTACGGATGTTGAAAGCAAGGCCGTTTATGAAAGTGCTATGAAGGCCGGAGCCGGAGATGTTAAGGTTTTGGAGGAATCATTGGTTGCGGCGATAGGAGCTAATATTCCTATTCATGAGCCGGCCGGTAATATGATATGCGATATCGGAGGAGGGACAACCGAAGTTTCGGTTATCTCGCTTTGCGGTATGGTTGTAACAAATGCTATCCGTGTAGGCGGCGATGAATTTGATCAAGCCATTATTAAGCATGTCCGCTCGGTCGATAACCTGATAATAGGAGAACAAACGGCAGAAAGGGTAAAGATAAGTATTGGAAATGCATCCCCTGAAAAGACAATTGAAAAGGTCGAAATTAAAGGCACCGATGCTATAACAGGTCTTCCCAGACGTTTGGAAATAGATTCGGTTGAGGTTAGAGAAGCCTTAAAAGAACCTGTTACTCAAATAGTTGAAGAAATTAAAAAAACTTTGGCGCAGACACCTCCTGAGCTTACAGCTGATATTGTTGAAAGAGGTATTGTGATGACCGGCGGAGGCTCTTTATTAAAAGGCTTACCTAAGCTTATAGCTAAAGAAGCCCGCGTTCCCGTAATATTGGCAGAAAACCCTATGGATTGTGTTGCTATAGGAGCCGGAAGATATTACGAAGTTTTTAGAGATATGACTGTTGACCGCAGCCTTTATGACAGTTTAAATGATTAA
- the mreC gene encoding rod shape-determining protein MreC: protein MKKKLSLKLNLEVFLLIIFLLISSVFMAFSGGSFILDFKRVAFSVSAGTEKAVYNVSSFVGESVAAVRELWDLKSKYNELSKQLEKYELLERSNADIKRENEELRTLLKFTDTVQISNIPAEIIGYDPNALYSGMIINRGAKHGIKKDMPVIAFQDGNMALVGKIVQVGRGSSMIIPIYDYQCHVAAKVDLVKHRGVVSGQGNDDSPLIMKYIKKRAGDDIKVGDKIITSGFDDSSIFPKNIPIGFISKIKTHDYESSLELYIKPIIDFSCLEYVFVLDTSKIEKEF from the coding sequence ATGAAGAAAAAACTTTCTCTTAAATTGAATCTTGAGGTTTTTCTTTTAATTATATTTCTTCTGATATCATCGGTTTTTATGGCTTTTTCAGGAGGATCCTTTATTTTGGATTTTAAGCGTGTGGCTTTTTCAGTCAGTGCCGGAACCGAAAAGGCTGTTTATAATGTTTCCTCTTTTGTGGGAGAAAGCGTTGCAGCTGTTCGGGAGTTGTGGGATTTAAAATCCAAGTATAATGAACTTTCAAAACAGCTTGAAAAATACGAACTTTTGGAGCGCTCCAATGCAGATATAAAAAGAGAAAATGAAGAACTTCGTACTCTTCTTAAGTTTACCGATACTGTTCAAATTTCAAATATTCCTGCAGAAATAATAGGTTATGATCCAAACGCTCTTTATTCCGGAATGATTATCAATCGGGGAGCAAAACATGGCATAAAAAAAGACATGCCTGTTATAGCTTTTCAAGATGGAAATATGGCCCTTGTAGGAAAGATTGTACAAGTCGGCAGAGGTTCCTCGATGATTATACCGATATATGACTATCAGTGTCATGTTGCAGCAAAGGTTGATTTGGTAAAACACCGCGGAGTTGTAAGCGGACAAGGTAACGATGATTCTCCTTTAATTATGAAGTATATAAAGAAAAGAGCCGGAGACGATATAAAGGTCGGTGATAAGATTATTACTTCGGGGTTTGATGATTCTTCAATTTTTCCGAAAAATATTCCGATAGGCTTTATTTCAAAAATTAAAACACATGATTATGAGTCTTCTCTTGAACTATACATAAAGCCTATAATTGACTTTTCCTGTTTGGAATATGTTTTTGTGTTGGATACTTCAAAAATAGAGAAGGAGTTTTAA
- the mreD gene encoding rod shape-determining protein MreD, whose translation MKKVIFWTSLSVFFISLLQTAIFSHISFFMVLPDLALLTVIYIAISNGSLTGLVCGFIAGFLSDFLSAAPIGLNSFIFTLAGYFVGRFYGLYNLNKIIFPCVLGGLSFLFKALLLFVLKLFFGQNIHTYNILSIDFVLEITINIIFSPLVFLFFNLFPQAFKLKEYGNV comes from the coding sequence TTGAAAAAAGTTATTTTTTGGACTTCTTTAAGTGTCTTTTTTATAAGCTTGCTCCAGACAGCTATATTTTCTCATATATCTTTTTTTATGGTTTTACCCGATTTGGCTTTGCTTACAGTTATTTATATAGCTATTTCAAACGGATCCCTTACAGGTTTAGTCTGCGGTTTTATTGCCGGTTTTTTGTCGGATTTTTTATCGGCAGCGCCTATAGGTCTTAATTCTTTTATCTTTACATTGGCAGGATATTTTGTAGGAAGATTTTACGGTTTATATAATTTAAATAAAATAATTTTTCCTTGTGTTTTAGGCGGGCTTAGCTTTTTATTTAAAGCCTTACTTCTTTTTGTTTTAAAGCTTTTTTTTGGACAAAACATACATACCTATAATATTTTGTCTATTGATTTTGTTTTAGAAATTACTATAAATATTATTTTTTCTCCTCTGGTCTTTTTATTTTTCAATTTATTTCCTCAAGCTTTTAAATTAAAGGAATATGGTAATGTATGA
- the mrdA gene encoding penicillin-binding protein 2, producing MKNNEDSLNYRLRLFSIFVFFILIAYTYKLFSMQIIYGDQFKQKSQNISKRTTLIPAQRGEIFDREANTPMVLNIDSFAVDIVPGEVPRQDFDTVINRLSSILKIPVSQIEKKLPASIRKDFRSIEVKSNVDYTTIVQVAESIDDLPGVSWHSKPVRNYVDTRSFSHIIGYVGDITADELTRFYNKGYTSNSIIGKAGIEKQYDEILRGTDGVEYRTVDAKGRYIENTTAVTPPKMGNNLILTIDKRIQKLAEDALGPRIGAAIALKPATGEILAMVSYPFFDQNIFGKENTSSLTKELFDNPNKPLLNRAIDAAYPPASTFKVIMNTAILNEKAFSPEATVSCLGEIEYGNRVFRCHIRKPGHGKLALNEALAKSCDVYYWTVCRDYLGVEKIVDYAKRFGLGQSAEVDLPSQSEGFVPSPKWKERRFHEKWLNGDTMNMSIGQGFTLASPMQVANMACMVINNGVIYKPHLLKEIRDPASGEVIKKIEPEILHKENIGREIFEQVRQAMNLVTIQGEARIPMKNPMFRFAGKTGTAEVGLQDRWHSWMVAYGPYDAPPEDMVVVCVIVEAVNEWEWWAPYAANIILHGTLANQTYDETIDYLGFRHLPAVIRRSE from the coding sequence ATGAAAAACAACGAAGATTCATTAAATTATCGGCTTAGATTATTTTCAATTTTTGTATTTTTTATTTTAATAGCGTACACTTATAAACTTTTTTCAATGCAGATTATCTATGGAGATCAATTTAAGCAAAAGTCTCAAAATATATCAAAACGCACAACTTTGATTCCGGCTCAGCGCGGAGAAATTTTTGATAGAGAAGCAAATACGCCTATGGTTTTAAACATAGATTCATTTGCTGTTGATATTGTTCCGGGCGAGGTTCCCCGTCAAGACTTTGATACTGTAATAAACCGCCTAAGTTCTATATTAAAAATTCCCGTCTCTCAGATAGAAAAAAAATTACCGGCAAGCATAAGAAAAGACTTTCGCTCCATAGAAGTAAAGTCCAATGTCGATTATACGACAATAGTACAGGTTGCAGAAAGTATTGATGATCTTCCCGGTGTTTCATGGCATTCTAAACCTGTCAGAAATTATGTAGATACCCGCTCTTTTTCTCACATAATAGGATATGTAGGTGATATCACTGCCGATGAATTGACTCGTTTTTATAACAAAGGCTATACCTCAAACAGCATAATCGGAAAAGCGGGAATTGAAAAACAATATGACGAAATCTTACGGGGAACTGATGGGGTTGAGTACCGCACGGTAGATGCTAAAGGCAGGTATATTGAAAATACTACTGCCGTAACACCGCCTAAAATGGGAAATAATCTTATACTTACGATTGATAAGAGAATTCAAAAGCTTGCAGAAGATGCTTTGGGTCCACGGATAGGAGCTGCTATAGCCTTAAAACCTGCAACCGGCGAGATCTTAGCGATGGTATCCTATCCTTTCTTTGATCAAAATATTTTCGGTAAAGAAAATACAAGCTCTTTAACAAAAGAACTTTTTGATAATCCGAATAAGCCTCTTTTAAATAGAGCCATAGATGCAGCTTATCCTCCTGCTTCTACATTTAAGGTTATTATGAATACCGCAATATTAAATGAAAAAGCCTTTTCTCCGGAGGCCACTGTTTCTTGCTTGGGAGAAATAGAATATGGAAACCGCGTATTCCGCTGTCATATACGAAAACCCGGTCATGGAAAGCTTGCGCTAAACGAGGCTTTGGCAAAGTCATGTGATGTTTACTATTGGACGGTTTGCCGTGATTATTTAGGGGTTGAGAAAATTGTAGATTATGCAAAGCGTTTCGGTCTGGGGCAATCGGCGGAAGTGGACTTACCTAGCCAATCTGAAGGGTTTGTCCCATCCCCCAAATGGAAAGAACGCCGCTTCCATGAAAAATGGCTTAATGGAGATACTATGAATATGTCTATAGGACAGGGCTTTACCCTGGCTTCTCCGATGCAGGTTGCTAATATGGCTTGTATGGTTATAAACAATGGGGTGATTTATAAACCTCATCTTTTAAAGGAAATAAGAGATCCTGCAAGCGGAGAGGTCATAAAGAAAATAGAACCGGAAATTTTACATAAAGAAAATATAGGCCGGGAAATTTTTGAGCAGGTAAGGCAGGCTATGAATCTTGTTACAATACAAGGGGAGGCTAGGATACCTATGAAAAATCCTATGTTCCGGTTTGCCGGTAAGACAGGAACCGCTGAGGTCGGTCTACAGGATAGATGGCATTCTTGGATGGTCGCTTATGGACCTTATGATGCCCCTCCTGAAGATATGGTAGTTGTCTGCGTTATTGTTGAAGCTGTAAATGAGTGGGAGTGGTGGGCTCCTTATGCCGCTAATATAATTTTACACGGAACTCTTGCAAATCAAACATATGATGAAACTATTGATTATTTGGGCTTTAGACATCTTCCGGCAGTTATACGGAGGAGTGAATGA